Proteins encoded in a region of the Phycisphaerae bacterium genome:
- a CDS encoding polyphosphate polymerase domain-containing protein — MQTAPVGTAGTFAKRSEHKYWLPRSELGPVINALRVHVPIFSYTPTGWSSVRSLYLDTPDLRCYQDYLVGLMVRWKIRIREYGHQGRFGENCWVEVKMKNRGIGSKRRFGSRVSDVARLVDEGADIWPTLKSNGDPKLLNTYQHITRLIESKALRPVVCIQYERLAFQRTATDELRITLDRDVRARGPASRPEGHFTGLILEIKSTGERPEWFYQLRDKVTMHRAHRMSKYAWAIGNVLGIRKPGAQEWA, encoded by the coding sequence ATGCAGACTGCACCTGTCGGCACCGCCGGGACCTTTGCCAAGCGCAGCGAGCACAAGTATTGGCTGCCACGGTCTGAACTGGGGCCCGTTATCAACGCGCTCCGCGTGCATGTCCCCATCTTCTCATATACTCCGACCGGCTGGTCCAGCGTCCGGTCCCTCTATCTCGATACGCCGGATCTCAGATGCTATCAGGACTACTTGGTCGGCCTGATGGTTCGCTGGAAAATCCGTATTCGCGAGTACGGTCACCAGGGCCGTTTTGGCGAGAACTGCTGGGTCGAAGTCAAGATGAAGAACCGGGGGATTGGCTCGAAGCGCCGGTTCGGCAGTCGCGTCAGCGACGTGGCCCGTCTGGTGGACGAGGGCGCCGACATCTGGCCCACCCTCAAGAGCAACGGTGATCCCAAGTTGCTCAACACGTATCAGCACATCACCCGCTTGATTGAGTCCAAGGCTCTACGACCGGTGGTGTGCATCCAGTATGAGCGGCTCGCGTTTCAGCGGACGGCAACCGACGAACTGCGGATTACGCTGGATCGCGACGTGCGGGCGCGAGGGCCGGCCAGCCGACCGGAGGGTCACTTCACCGGCCTGATCCTCGAGATCAAGTCCACCGGCGAACGCCCGGAGTGGTTCTACCAGTTGAGAGACAAGGTGACGATGCACCGCGCCCATCGCATGTCGAAATATGCTTGGGCGATCGGAAATGTGCTGGGTATTCGTAAACCAGGAGCTCAGGAATGGGCATGA